One genomic segment of Streptomyces niveus includes these proteins:
- a CDS encoding MFS transporter, protein MSESTPRSESPATSEQQPREDSRPWPARLWISLMIFSGVILLDGLDISMIVVAVPEIQRELGMTTATAQWLVSAYILAFGSFLLLGGRVADLFGRRRVLVVSMAAFAVVSLFGALADDGTLLIVSRFVKGMAAGFAAPAAMSLLTTTFREGPQRNKAFGIFNVFEASGYSSGLLVGGLLAGLNWRSIFVLPIPLSVLLLIGALRFLPPDPPRTARPRLDIGGAVTLLAGMLLLVFTVVSAADAGWSSWRTLGGIALSGLLLAGFVAIERAVKEPLIRLGIFRNRGLVTANISIALLYGGAMGFQFVLALYLQDLQGWRPWQMALVLLPAGLMVVVIGPKLGALMNRFGVRRVLMAGLVAFLPCYLLFLRIGPEPDLWTVLLPASLLWGVGFALSIATLMVAGTSGVPDEEQGLAAGMLNSSLQVGGAVGLAVVTAAIMPGNELSMLRPGLVVILAFGVLTILAQLPRKRN, encoded by the coding sequence ATGTCAGAGAGCACGCCCAGGTCGGAGAGCCCGGCCACCAGTGAACAACAGCCGCGAGAGGACTCCCGGCCCTGGCCCGCCCGGCTGTGGATCTCCCTCATGATCTTCAGCGGGGTGATCCTCCTCGACGGCCTCGACATCTCGATGATCGTCGTCGCCGTCCCCGAGATCCAGCGTGAGCTGGGCATGACCACCGCCACCGCGCAGTGGCTGGTCAGCGCGTACATCCTGGCGTTCGGCAGCTTCCTGCTGCTGGGCGGGCGGGTCGCCGACCTGTTCGGCAGGCGGCGGGTGCTCGTGGTGTCGATGGCCGCGTTCGCCGTCGTGTCGCTGTTCGGCGCCCTCGCCGACGACGGGACGCTGCTCATCGTCTCGCGCTTCGTCAAGGGGATGGCGGCGGGCTTCGCCGCACCGGCCGCGATGTCGCTGCTCACCACGACCTTCCGCGAAGGCCCTCAACGCAACAAGGCGTTCGGGATCTTCAACGTCTTCGAAGCGTCCGGATACTCCTCCGGGCTGCTGGTCGGCGGTCTGCTCGCCGGGCTGAACTGGCGGTCCATCTTCGTCCTGCCGATTCCGCTCTCCGTACTCCTGCTGATCGGCGCGCTGCGCTTCCTGCCGCCGGACCCGCCCCGTACGGCGCGCCCGCGGCTCGACATCGGCGGCGCCGTGACCCTGCTCGCCGGAATGCTGCTGCTCGTCTTCACCGTGGTCTCGGCGGCGGACGCCGGCTGGTCGTCGTGGCGGACGCTGGGCGGGATCGCCCTGTCCGGGCTGCTGCTCGCGGGGTTCGTCGCGATCGAGCGCGCGGTGAAGGAGCCGCTGATCCGGCTGGGCATCTTCCGTAACCGGGGTCTGGTGACCGCCAACATCAGCATCGCCCTGCTGTACGGGGGTGCCATGGGCTTCCAGTTCGTGCTGGCCCTGTACCTACAGGATCTTCAGGGCTGGCGGCCGTGGCAGATGGCGCTGGTCCTGCTGCCCGCCGGGCTCATGGTGGTCGTCATCGGACCCAAGCTCGGCGCGCTGATGAACAGGTTCGGTGTACGCAGGGTGCTGATGGCCGGGCTGGTGGCCTTTCTCCCCTGCTACCTGCTGTTTCTTCGCATCGGTCCGGAACCGGACCTGTGGACGGTCCTGCTGCCCGCCTCGCTGCTGTGGGGTGTGGGCTTCGCGCTCAGCATCGCGACGCTGATGGTCGCGGGCACGAGTGGAGTGCCGGACGAGGAGCAGGGGCTCGCCGCGGGGATGCTCAACAGTTCGCTCCAGGTCGGCGGAGCCGTCGGCCTCGCCGTCGTCACAGCCGCGATCATGCCCGGCAACGAGCTGTCCATGCTCCGGCCGGGATTGGTGGTCATCCTGGCGTTCGGGGTCCTGACGATCCTGGCGCAG
- a CDS encoding helix-turn-helix domain-containing protein, with amino-acid sequence MAGRMVGETAVEMDGDGGGRVFDPHAEIGAFLRTRRGRLSPRDVGLPLYGRYRRVPGLRREELAQLAGVSVAYLTRLEQGRGHNVSAEVLGALSRALRLTDVEHDHLTRLAKCHRTNRHTPPPPAEERVRPALREMLRSLDGVPAYVTGWRSDLLAWNRTAAALFGDWDQLPPGERNWARLLFLFPDSRRLFDDWETRAAGAVGALRVHAACRPDDPRLLSLVTELSTRSDDFRRLWSRHDVREHHHGTTRLHHPLVGALTLSFETLQLPDGSDQTLTIHHATPGSPASENLRLLTSWGPPRPTTPLRQEHRSPYPP; translated from the coding sequence ATGGCAGGGCGGATGGTGGGGGAGACGGCGGTGGAGATGGACGGCGACGGCGGTGGTCGGGTGTTCGACCCCCACGCCGAGATCGGCGCGTTCCTGCGCACCCGGCGGGGGCGGCTGAGCCCGCGGGACGTGGGCCTGCCCCTGTACGGGAGGTACCGCCGGGTCCCCGGCCTGCGGCGCGAGGAGCTGGCGCAGCTCGCCGGGGTCTCGGTCGCGTACCTCACCCGCCTCGAACAGGGCAGGGGCCACAACGTGTCGGCGGAGGTCCTGGGCGCGCTCTCCCGCGCGCTGCGGCTGACGGACGTCGAGCACGACCACCTCACCCGGCTCGCCAAGTGCCATCGGACCAACAGACACACCCCGCCGCCGCCCGCGGAGGAGCGGGTGCGCCCGGCGCTGCGGGAGATGCTGAGGTCCCTGGACGGCGTACCGGCGTACGTCACGGGCTGGCGCTCCGACCTCCTGGCGTGGAACCGCACGGCGGCGGCCCTCTTCGGCGACTGGGACCAACTGCCCCCGGGGGAACGGAACTGGGCGCGCCTGCTGTTCCTTTTCCCCGACTCCCGCCGGCTGTTCGACGACTGGGAGACCCGGGCCGCCGGCGCGGTGGGAGCCCTGCGCGTACACGCCGCCTGCCGCCCGGACGACCCGCGGCTGCTGTCACTGGTGACCGAACTCTCCACCAGGAGCGATGACTTCCGCCGCCTCTGGTCGCGCCACGACGTCAGGGAACACCACCACGGCACCACGCGCCTCCACCACCCGCTGGTCGGCGCCCTGACGCTGTCGTTCGAAACCCTCCAACTCCCGGACGGCTCCGACCAGACCCTCACGATCCACCACGCGACACCGGGCTCGCCGGCGTCCGAGAACCTCCGCCTGCTGACGAGCTGGGGCCCGCCGAGGCCGACGACCCCACTCCGCCAGGAGCACCGATCGCCATATCCGCCATGA
- a CDS encoding phosphoribosyltransferase family protein: protein MLFMDRRDAGRQLANSLRHLRGAGIVVLGLPRGGVPVAAAVAEALDAPLDVCLVRKLGVPFHQELGMGAIGEGGVRVINDEVVRMTGVTEDELAGVEAHERQVLDSRARRYRGGRAPIGLEGRTVLVIDDGVATGSTARAACRIARARGAERIVLAVPVAPRDWTERMGSDADEFVSPHTPRDFYAIGQFYVDFAQTEDAEVVACLAEAGDRAAGSGSGSGSGRTRPGPGVDKGREAHGATNNEAGGKGDGSDREVYIQIGGTTLRGRLTVPEGAAGVVVFAHGSGSSRHSPRNRFVAVGLNRAGLGTLLFDLLTEEEEADRANVFDTGLLAGRLTDATGWLREQPECEGLAVGYFGASTGAGAALWSAAEPDARIAAVVSRGGRPDLAGPRLPEVTAPTLLIVGGDDLQVLDLNRAARSRLHCENRLAVVPGATHLFEETGALEQVTELAGDWFTDHMTPAAHTAAGF, encoded by the coding sequence GTGTTGTTCATGGATCGCCGAGATGCCGGCCGCCAGCTGGCCAACTCCCTGAGACACCTCAGGGGCGCCGGGATCGTGGTGCTGGGGCTGCCCCGCGGAGGCGTTCCGGTCGCCGCGGCGGTGGCCGAGGCACTGGACGCGCCTCTGGATGTCTGTCTCGTACGAAAGCTGGGCGTGCCGTTCCACCAGGAGCTGGGGATGGGGGCGATCGGCGAGGGCGGCGTCCGCGTGATCAACGACGAGGTCGTGCGCATGACGGGCGTCACCGAGGACGAGCTGGCCGGTGTCGAGGCCCATGAGCGGCAGGTGCTGGACAGCCGCGCCCGCCGGTACCGGGGCGGACGCGCGCCGATCGGCCTGGAGGGGCGCACGGTACTGGTGATCGACGACGGGGTGGCCACGGGGTCGACGGCTCGCGCGGCCTGCCGGATCGCTCGCGCCCGGGGGGCGGAACGGATCGTGCTGGCCGTCCCCGTGGCGCCGCGCGACTGGACCGAACGGATGGGCTCCGACGCCGACGAGTTCGTCTCGCCGCACACCCCCAGGGACTTCTACGCGATCGGACAGTTCTACGTGGACTTCGCCCAGACCGAGGACGCCGAGGTCGTCGCCTGCCTGGCGGAGGCGGGCGATCGGGCGGCGGGCAGCGGCAGCGGCAGCGGCAGCGGCCGGACTCGACCGGGACCCGGGGTCGACAAGGGCCGGGAGGCACACGGGGCGACAAACAATGAAGCGGGCGGCAAGGGCGACGGGTCGGACAGAGAGGTGTACATACAGATCGGCGGTACGACGCTGCGCGGGCGGCTGACCGTGCCCGAGGGCGCGGCCGGGGTCGTCGTGTTCGCGCACGGCAGTGGCAGCAGCCGGCACAGCCCGCGCAACCGTTTCGTCGCCGTCGGACTGAACCGGGCCGGGCTCGGCACCCTGCTGTTCGACCTGCTCACCGAGGAGGAAGAGGCGGACCGGGCCAACGTCTTCGACACCGGGCTGCTGGCCGGGCGGCTCACCGATGCCACCGGATGGCTGCGCGAACAGCCCGAATGCGAGGGGCTGGCCGTGGGGTACTTCGGCGCCAGCACGGGTGCCGGGGCGGCGCTGTGGTCGGCCGCCGAGCCCGATGCGCGTATCGCCGCCGTGGTCTCGCGGGGCGGCAGGCCCGATCTGGCCGGGCCCCGGTTGCCGGAGGTGACCGCGCCCACGCTGCTGATCGTCGGTGGGGACGACCTTCAGGTGCTCGATCTCAATCGCGCCGCCCGGTCCCGGCTGCACTGCGAGAACCGGCTCGCGGTCGTTCCCGGCGCCACGCATCTCTTCGAGGAGACCGGCGCCCTGGAGCAGGTCACCGAGCTGGCCGGTGACTGGTTCACGGACCACATGACCCCGGCCGCTCACACGGCTGCGGGTTTCTGA
- a CDS encoding cyclic nucleotide-binding/CBS domain-containing protein has protein sequence MKVSEVMTSPPVTITPHASLAEAVRRMAEGGIGSLLVTENGTLRGIVTDRDLAVRGLGRGLDGEAPVEAVMSAQVVTVDVADDVHVAYRTFRRAGVRRLPVLDGGRTAGMLTVDDLLLDVFQRLADLLGPVAWSVLAEPPGPPAATGARR, from the coding sequence ATGAAAGTCTCGGAAGTGATGACATCTCCGCCGGTGACGATCACTCCGCACGCCTCGCTGGCCGAGGCGGTCCGGCGGATGGCCGAAGGCGGTATCGGGTCCCTCCTCGTGACCGAGAACGGGACTCTGCGCGGAATCGTCACCGACCGTGATCTCGCGGTACGGGGGCTGGGCCGCGGACTCGACGGGGAGGCTCCGGTGGAGGCCGTCATGTCGGCGCAGGTCGTGACGGTGGACGTGGCCGACGATGTACACGTGGCGTATCGGACCTTCCGCCGCGCCGGGGTACGCCGGCTGCCGGTCCTCGACGGCGGCCGGACGGCGGGGATGCTGACCGTCGACGACCTGCTCCTGGACGTCTTCCAGCGACTGGCCGACCTTCTCGGGCCGGTCGCGTGGAGCGTCCTCGCGGAGCCACCGGGCCCGCCCGCGGCGACCGGGGCCCGTCGATGA
- a CDS encoding serine/threonine-protein kinase codes for MAGMKFYSLESSDPRRLGPYRLVRRIATGGMGRIYLGRREEAGAAGAGPTGTLVGHPLVAVKTLLAEGFVSRPDRDRFAREVELASRVESASTAKVLDSDATAKRPWLAIEFIPAPSLAELVAEVGTLHVDAVRWIAAETARALSELHATGVVHRDVKPQNILLTGDGPRLIDFGISHAHDHTSSATTIGTFPFTSPEQASGRKSTVASDMYSLGATLFFLAVGRPPYEQTDHSIGLLALVQRAEIDTEGLPPQLRPLILPLLEAEPGERTAPGDVMRRCLRDLGPLTATRKAARWLPLEWTALIEEYAEQGRQLQGGAVDFDAADARTRVRSEDDQGSPDDAVGAMREQLEALRKQRDALAQAQAEERAEAEERERRRLEGERRRGEQARKEKERKEEERKEKERRERERKERERLARATSQQRTASAAASKPSSSSDGWGGLLVGAVIIGLLIWQPWNQKDDDSPVSNPGPTYSSGLTSGGGGGIGSGSSSSSSSGDTSSDSGDYESEPEPEPEPEPEPDPTEDAFKAVSVGDCLDVFDTGYGGEKEYDWSEEEPNTAPCGDSRVRVYRTSDDCESAQDQATWSYYSSSSGERTALCLEGQYHNGDCLLADNDGDSASIALLSSVNCTDRKVPRAYNDIFVITAIYRATASTTTADCRAGQYDRNTYWSQKVDGGATMLCLRAYD; via the coding sequence ATGGCCGGAATGAAGTTCTATTCGCTCGAATCCAGTGATCCGCGGCGGCTCGGGCCCTATCGGTTGGTGCGGCGGATCGCGACCGGTGGGATGGGGCGGATCTACCTCGGGCGGCGGGAGGAGGCGGGGGCGGCGGGGGCCGGGCCCACCGGGACCTTGGTGGGGCATCCTCTTGTCGCCGTAAAGACCCTGCTCGCCGAGGGCTTCGTCAGCAGGCCGGACCGGGACCGGTTCGCCCGTGAGGTGGAGTTGGCCTCGCGCGTCGAGAGCGCGTCCACGGCGAAGGTGCTGGACTCCGACGCGACGGCGAAGCGTCCTTGGCTGGCCATCGAGTTCATTCCGGCGCCCAGCCTCGCCGAACTCGTCGCCGAAGTGGGGACGTTGCACGTCGACGCCGTGCGCTGGATCGCCGCCGAGACCGCGCGTGCGCTGAGCGAACTGCACGCAACGGGGGTCGTCCACCGGGACGTCAAACCCCAGAACATCCTGCTGACCGGGGACGGGCCTCGTCTCATCGACTTCGGCATCTCGCACGCCCACGACCACACCAGCTCCGCGACGACGATCGGCACCTTCCCTTTCACGTCGCCGGAGCAGGCGTCCGGCAGGAAATCCACCGTCGCCTCCGACATGTACTCGCTCGGAGCGACACTCTTCTTCCTCGCCGTCGGCCGGCCCCCTTACGAGCAGACCGACCACTCCATCGGGCTCCTGGCCCTCGTCCAGCGCGCCGAGATCGACACGGAGGGGCTGCCGCCCCAACTGAGGCCGCTGATCCTTCCGTTGCTGGAGGCCGAGCCCGGGGAGCGGACCGCACCCGGCGATGTCATGCGGCGCTGTCTGCGTGACCTCGGTCCGCTGACGGCGACTCGGAAGGCCGCACGTTGGCTGCCCCTGGAGTGGACCGCGCTCATCGAGGAGTACGCGGAGCAGGGGCGCCAACTACAGGGCGGCGCGGTCGACTTCGATGCGGCGGACGCGCGCACGCGGGTGCGGAGCGAGGACGATCAGGGGAGTCCGGACGACGCCGTCGGCGCGATGCGTGAGCAGTTGGAGGCGCTGCGCAAGCAGCGGGACGCACTGGCGCAGGCTCAGGCCGAGGAACGGGCGGAGGCGGAGGAGCGGGAGCGCCGGCGTCTTGAGGGTGAGCGCAGGCGCGGGGAACAGGCACGCAAGGAGAAGGAGCGGAAGGAAGAGGAACGGAAAGAGAAGGAACGGAGGGAGCGGGAGCGCAAGGAGCGGGAACGTCTGGCGAGGGCGACCTCCCAGCAGCGCACCGCCTCGGCCGCCGCCTCGAAGCCATCGAGCAGTTCCGACGGCTGGGGCGGACTGCTCGTGGGCGCGGTCATCATCGGGCTCCTGATCTGGCAGCCCTGGAACCAGAAGGATGACGACAGCCCGGTCAGCAACCCCGGGCCGACGTACAGCTCCGGCCTGACCAGCGGTGGGGGCGGCGGAATCGGTAGCGGTAGCAGTAGCAGTAGCAGTAGCGGCGACACGTCGTCCGACTCCGGCGACTACGAGTCCGAACCGGAACCCGAACCCGAACCGGAACCGGAGCCCGATCCCACCGAGGACGCCTTCAAAGCCGTCTCGGTCGGGGACTGCCTGGACGTCTTCGACACCGGGTACGGCGGCGAGAAGGAGTACGACTGGAGCGAGGAGGAGCCGAACACCGCACCTTGCGGCGACTCACGCGTACGCGTCTACCGCACCAGCGACGACTGCGAGAGCGCCCAGGACCAGGCGACCTGGTCGTACTACTCCAGCAGCAGCGGCGAGCGGACCGCGCTCTGCCTCGAAGGCCAGTACCACAACGGCGACTGTCTGCTCGCGGACAACGACGGCGACTCCGCCAGCATCGCGCTGCTGTCGTCCGTGAACTGCACGGACCGCAAGGTTCCCCGCGCTTACAACGACATCTTCGTCATCACGGCCATCTACCGTGCGACGGCGAGCACGACCACCGCGGACTGTCGCGCCGGGCAGTACGACAGGAACACCTACTGGTCCCAGAAAGTGGACGGCGGCGCGACGATGCTCTGTCTGAGGGCATACGACTGA
- a CDS encoding DUF4231 domain-containing protein, with translation MSEVDDGQSLEGHPTVSRPVAAAQDYVEGRLSQYQKWYDKKAVKTKAMHLRMRTISVVGGALVPVLVNLDLPFAKLTATVLSLIVVGSVSLESVYRYREQWKNYRSTEQLLGHERIYFETKVGPYSALSEREAFRTLVARVESAIANENSATLNVMTLGGQVSTDVQTPPEIPGGRRGTQ, from the coding sequence ATGTCAGAAGTAGATGACGGTCAGTCACTCGAAGGTCATCCGACTGTCTCCCGGCCTGTGGCTGCCGCGCAGGACTACGTGGAAGGGAGGCTGTCTCAATATCAGAAGTGGTACGACAAGAAGGCTGTCAAAACGAAGGCCATGCATCTCCGGATGAGGACGATATCGGTCGTCGGGGGAGCCTTGGTCCCCGTGTTAGTCAACCTTGACCTGCCATTCGCGAAACTCACCGCTACGGTGCTGAGTTTGATCGTTGTCGGCTCCGTCTCCTTGGAGAGCGTGTACCGCTACCGCGAACAGTGGAAGAACTACAGGTCGACCGAGCAACTCCTTGGACATGAGCGGATCTACTTCGAAACCAAGGTGGGACCCTACTCGGCCCTCTCGGAGAGAGAAGCATTCAGGACCTTGGTCGCCCGTGTGGAGAGCGCAATCGCCAACGAAAACTCTGCGACCCTCAACGTGATGACCTTGGGCGGTCAGGTAAGCACTGACGTTCAGACACCGCCGGAGATTCCAGGTGGCCGACGAGGGACTCAGTAG
- a CDS encoding DUF6083 domain-containing protein has product MAELCDDCWIDIANDLAEYEGATAGLTPKPGSDDVEWIEPAKCPECHGEIMAFPTNYDRSVHLASREFPAKEIPSRYRWRLMRIPGQFPPVAVRVAAAHPLPGELVRPAHVAVCLSPDAVAAVEDARESDLRRAQSREPG; this is encoded by the coding sequence ATGGCCGAGCTCTGCGACGACTGTTGGATCGACATCGCCAACGATCTCGCCGAGTACGAGGGCGCGACAGCTGGACTGACGCCCAAACCGGGGTCCGACGATGTCGAGTGGATCGAGCCGGCCAAGTGCCCCGAGTGCCATGGAGAGATCATGGCGTTTCCCACCAACTACGACCGGTCGGTCCACCTCGCGTCACGGGAATTCCCTGCCAAGGAGATCCCTTCGCGGTACCGGTGGCGCTTGATGCGGATTCCCGGGCAGTTCCCACCTGTGGCCGTCCGGGTCGCTGCGGCACATCCGCTTCCGGGTGAGCTTGTCCGCCCCGCTCACGTGGCTGTTTGCCTCAGCCCCGATGCCGTCGCGGCAGTCGAAGACGCCCGGGAGTCCGATCTTCGGCGGGCGCAGTCCCGTGAGCCGGGATGA
- a CDS encoding helix-turn-helix domain-containing protein: protein MPGGTRRGKKPRDYAVSGHWPYAVMDSARQAQVGQAVARALAEAMERRDLSANALATASGVNRQVISNILAGTVWPDMFTLASIEETLDEMLWPRHTDWPGDDDGARHQPIPSHRRSGE from the coding sequence ATGCCCGGAGGAACGAGACGTGGAAAGAAGCCGCGCGACTATGCGGTGTCCGGCCACTGGCCGTACGCAGTGATGGACAGTGCCCGGCAGGCGCAGGTCGGGCAGGCCGTAGCCCGGGCCCTGGCGGAGGCGATGGAGCGGCGCGACTTGTCGGCCAACGCGCTGGCGACTGCGTCCGGCGTCAACCGGCAAGTTATTTCCAACATCCTTGCCGGGACCGTTTGGCCCGACATGTTTACGCTCGCGAGCATCGAGGAGACGCTCGACGAGATGCTCTGGCCGCGGCACACCGATTGGCCCGGAGACGATGACGGTGCCCGTCACCAGCCCATTCCCTCGCATCGGCGAAGCGGCGAGTAG
- a CDS encoding diadenosine tetraphosphate hydrolase, which translates to MTGDWRMDRIGTALRGENPTVLRRLTAGFAVIGDVQFLAGYSVLLVDEPDVQRLSDLPRAKRLSFLSDMDQLGEAVERACRRLDPAFRRVNLEILGNTDPFLHAHVWPRFEWEPADVAGKPVWLYPRERWSDEQFRIGPQHDVLREAIGSELDQLRSVA; encoded by the coding sequence ATGACTGGTGACTGGCGGATGGACCGAATCGGGACTGCGCTGAGGGGCGAGAACCCGACCGTGCTGCGACGGTTGACGGCGGGGTTCGCGGTTATCGGGGACGTTCAGTTCCTGGCTGGCTACTCGGTTCTGCTCGTGGACGAGCCTGATGTGCAGCGGCTGTCGGACCTGCCGAGGGCGAAGCGGCTGTCGTTCCTGTCTGACATGGACCAGCTCGGCGAAGCGGTCGAGCGTGCCTGTCGGCGGCTGGACCCGGCTTTCCGCCGAGTCAACCTGGAGATCCTGGGGAACACTGACCCGTTCTTGCATGCACATGTCTGGCCGCGGTTCGAATGGGAGCCGGCTGATGTGGCGGGCAAGCCTGTGTGGCTCTATCCACGTGAACGATGGAGCGACGAGCAGTTCAGGATCGGTCCGCAGCATGATGTGCTGCGGGAAGCGATCGGCAGCGAACTGGACCAACTGCGATCGGTGGCCTGA
- the haaN gene encoding cyclophane-containing RiPP N-acetyltransferase HaaN produces MTVTIRPADRRDIVAVAELIEEIERFYGSTEIQPLEERRSQVEEALFGSPPLASALLVEDEAGDLVGLAAYSFLWPAAGSSHSLFLKELYVRGTLRRQGVGARLMAEIRARAAARPGCSRVEWMTDRDNPNARAFYKSLGFVEFDGKIVYRVDTNTG; encoded by the coding sequence ATGACCGTGACGATCCGCCCCGCTGACAGGCGGGACATCGTGGCTGTGGCCGAACTGATCGAGGAAATCGAGCGGTTCTACGGATCGACCGAGATCCAGCCGCTCGAGGAGCGCCGCTCCCAGGTAGAGGAGGCGCTCTTCGGCTCGCCGCCACTCGCGTCCGCACTCCTGGTCGAGGACGAGGCCGGCGACCTCGTCGGGCTCGCCGCCTACTCGTTCCTCTGGCCTGCGGCCGGCTCCTCCCACTCCCTGTTCCTGAAGGAGCTCTACGTCCGCGGCACTCTCCGCCGCCAGGGCGTCGGCGCCCGCCTCATGGCCGAGATCCGCGCCCGGGCCGCCGCACGCCCCGGATGCAGCCGGGTCGAGTGGATGACGGACCGCGACAACCCGAACGCACGTGCCTTCTACAAGTCGCTGGGATTCGTGGAGTTCGATGGGAAGATCGTCTACCGGGTGGACACCAATACGGGCTGA
- a CDS encoding FxsB family cyclophane-forming radical SAM/SPASM peptide maturase — translation MTPREDLTPFQSFILKVANRCNIDCDYCYVFNSTDQAWRRLPARMSVDVAQAAGQRIGEHAAAHGLRDVHVVLHGGEPLLAGPRHMAELLGAVREGIPAGVEVRFELQTNGTLLSKPWMDLFERHEVVVGVSLDGPPAANDRHRLTHALRSSTASAVRGIELLRSRPHLFAGLLAVVDLSNDPVDLHDYLASFEPPVIDFGLPHATHDDPPHRDDPSVPEYGVWMGSVFDAWLARPEDRHSVRTLEDIVALSSGVRGSVESLGLAPPSSTVIESDGTIEGVDTLRSVEEGASWLGLSVFKQSFNEVLNHPKLLHRQHGKTALAEQCQSCPLVEVCGGGYLPHRFSTARGYQNPSVYCADLEYLIRHVQGSLRRHSWDPGGGNPTPVATSPAAKERSGVAKRSETMEERQGDVDDRDDPPR, via the coding sequence ATGACGCCGCGCGAGGACCTCACTCCCTTTCAGTCTTTCATTCTCAAGGTTGCCAACCGCTGCAACATCGACTGCGACTACTGCTACGTCTTCAACTCAACCGATCAGGCGTGGCGGCGTCTACCCGCTCGGATGAGCGTGGATGTGGCCCAAGCGGCTGGGCAGAGGATCGGTGAGCACGCTGCGGCGCACGGACTGCGGGATGTGCACGTCGTACTGCACGGTGGAGAGCCGTTGCTCGCCGGTCCCCGGCACATGGCCGAACTGCTCGGTGCGGTACGGGAGGGAATCCCGGCCGGCGTGGAGGTCCGCTTCGAGCTCCAGACCAACGGGACGCTTCTCTCGAAGCCGTGGATGGACCTCTTCGAGCGGCACGAGGTGGTCGTGGGCGTCAGCCTCGACGGACCACCGGCCGCGAATGACCGGCACCGGCTGACCCACGCCTTACGGTCAAGCACCGCCTCCGCCGTACGCGGCATCGAACTCCTGCGGTCCCGACCGCACCTGTTCGCGGGACTGCTCGCCGTCGTGGACCTGTCCAACGACCCGGTCGACCTCCACGACTACCTGGCATCGTTCGAGCCTCCGGTGATCGACTTCGGTCTGCCGCACGCGACTCACGACGATCCGCCGCACCGCGACGACCCGAGCGTGCCCGAGTACGGCGTGTGGATGGGCAGCGTCTTCGACGCCTGGCTCGCCCGGCCCGAGGACAGGCACAGCGTGCGGACGCTGGAAGACATCGTGGCACTCAGCTCCGGCGTGCGCGGCTCGGTGGAATCCCTCGGCCTGGCCCCGCCGTCGAGCACTGTGATCGAGTCCGACGGAACGATCGAAGGTGTGGACACCCTGCGGTCCGTCGAGGAAGGCGCCTCCTGGCTGGGACTCAGCGTCTTCAAGCAGTCCTTCAACGAGGTCCTTAACCATCCGAAGCTCCTGCACCGGCAGCACGGGAAGACCGCGCTCGCCGAGCAGTGCCAGAGCTGCCCTCTGGTGGAGGTGTGCGGCGGGGGTTACCTCCCGCACCGCTTCAGCACCGCCCGCGGCTACCAGAACCCCTCCGTCTACTGCGCGGACCTGGAATACCTCATCCGGCACGTCCAGGGGTCCCTACGTCGGCACAGCTGGGACCCAGGCGGCGGCAACCCCACCCCCGTAGCCACGAGCCCTGCCGCCAAGGAAAGATCAGGCGTTGCCAAGCGCAGTGAAACGATGGAAGAGCGACAGGGAGATGTCGATGACCGTGACGATCCGCCCCGCTGA
- the haaA gene encoding HaaA family cyclophane-containing RiPP peptide codes for MPSRTSVSEPDAPAPVGPEPTQGALVLDRVAARVRQRLAAEHAAADRASEGGHQASLIWSRPL; via the coding sequence ATGCCGTCACGCACGTCTGTTTCCGAGCCGGACGCCCCGGCGCCCGTCGGCCCGGAACCCACGCAGGGCGCGCTCGTCCTGGACCGCGTCGCGGCCCGCGTACGGCAGCGGTTGGCGGCCGAGCATGCCGCGGCGGACCGTGCCAGCGAGGGTGGTCACCAGGCTTCGCTGATCTGGTCCCGGCCTCTGTGA